AAGTTTCAATAATATATCATAGTGGACGTGGACATACAAAAAGACAAGCTGAATTTGTTTTGCAGGGAGTACAATCTGTAGAATCAATTGAAGGTAAGTTAATATCTGTAGAAGAGGTTCAAGATAATTGGGATTTTATAGCTGACTCAGCTGCGATAATATTTGGAAGTCCTACATATATGGGGACAATATCAGCTCCATTCAAAATATTTATGGATTCTACCTCTAAAGTCTGGATGAAACAGGGCTGGAAAGATAAGATTGCAGCTGGATTTGTAAATTCAGGCTGGCCAAGTGGGGATAAACTTAATACTATGATGCAAATATTTATTTTTGCTGCCCAGCATGGCATGGTATGGGTTAGTTTGGGCTTGATTCCAGGAGATTTGCAAAAAGATCCTGAGAAAAAAGAACTCAATAGATTAGGCTCATTTATTGGATCAATGTCCATGTCTCCTTTTAGTGAGTCAGCTGAGACCGCTCCGCCTGAATGCGACTGTGAAACCGCACGACATCTTGGCAAAAGAGTTGCTGGGGCTGCTTTAAGATGGGAAAATGGTAAAAATAGCCAGTAAAATATTTAAGAATTTTTAACTCAGTTAATAAACATTTTACTGATTTAACAATTCGGGTTATTATTAGTCTTAAATCTTACCCTTTTACAAATTAAGGAGATTGTAGTAATGAAAAATCAAGAAAAAGAACAATTTTTAAAACAAAAATCTTTAGATATTAAAAATTCTTTTGAAATAGCTGAGAAATACATAGAATCAGCAATTGAAAATTTTAATCATACAGAAAAGCCTGATTTACAAGTAAAAGAACTAGTAAAAAATCTAAAAAAATAGCTATTTTATAGTAAATAGAGCTTCTCTTAATCTGCCATTGTGTTGCTGTAACAGTTCTTCAGCTTCTTTGGTAGATAGAGAAGCTTTTAGCATTATTATTGAGATTTTTACATTATAATTATTTGAGATTAAAGTTTCTTGAGCAGTTTTATAATTCACTTCTGCTATCTCTGAAACTATTCTAGCTGCTCTATCTCTTAATTTATTATTAGTAGGTTGAACATCAATCATATAATTTTCATAAGTCTTGCCGGTTCTTATCATTGAAGCAGTTGTCAGCATATTTAATACCATTTTTTGAGCTGTTCCTGCTTTCATTCTGGTAGAGCCGGTAATTACCTCTTCTCCAACTTCAGGAGCTATTAAGATATCAGAATACTCTTTTATTTTTGCTTGTTTGTTGCAGGCAAGTCCTATTGTGGAAATATTTAATTCCTTAGCTTTTTTTAAAACCCCTTGTATATAAGGAGCATTACCGCTGGCAGAAATTCCAATTACTACATCTCCGGCTTTTGCTCCTGAATTAACAAGATCAGTAATTCCTGCTTCAAAACTATCTTCTGCGCCCTCTACAGCTTTTTTTATAGCTACATCCCCACCTGCAATATACCCTCTTACCATATCAGGATTGGCGTTAAATGTCGGTGGACATTCTGAGGCATCAAGAATTCCAAGCCTTCCGCTGGTTCCTGCTCCAAAATATAAAAGGTTTCCATTGTTCAAAAAACTATGAGTTATTATATCTACAGCTTTTGCCACTTTATCCAGTTCTTTATTTACAGCTTCCGCTACTTTATAATCTTCTTTATTTATAAGCTCTACTATATCCCTGGATGATAGGAGATCAATATTTATGGTGTTTGGATTTCTCTTTTCGGTGA
This DNA window, taken from Candidatus Melainabacteria bacterium RIFOXYA2_FULL_32_9, encodes the following:
- a CDS encoding N-acetylmuramic acid 6-phosphate etherase produces the protein MENLILTEKRNPNTINIDLLSSRDIVELINKEDYKVAEAVNKELDKVAKAVDIITHSFLNNGNLLYFGAGTSGRLGILDASECPPTFNANPDMVRGYIAGGDVAIKKAVEGAEDSFEAGITDLVNSGAKAGDVVIGISASGNAPYIQGVLKKAKELNISTIGLACNKQAKIKEYSDILIAPEVGEEVITGSTRMKAGTAQKMVLNMLTTASMIRTGKTYENYMIDVQPTNNKLRDRAARIVSEIAEVNYKTAQETLISNNYNVKISIIMLKASLSTKEAEELLQQHNGRLREALFTIK
- a CDS encoding NADPH-dependent FMN reductase, which encodes MVKVSIIYHSGRGHTKRQAEFVLQGVQSVESIEGKLISVEEVQDNWDFIADSAAIIFGSPTYMGTISAPFKIFMDSTSKVWMKQGWKDKIAAGFVNSGWPSGDKLNTMMQIFIFAAQHGMVWVSLGLIPGDLQKDPEKKELNRLGSFIGSMSMSPFSESAETAPPECDCETARHLGKRVAGAALRWENGKNSQ